In one window of Azotobacter salinestris DNA:
- the ccmE gene encoding cytochrome c maturation protein CcmE yields the protein MNPVRKKRLFIVLAILAGMGIAVALALSALQQNINLFYTPSQIAAGEAPQGARIRAGGLVEQGSVQREADSLAVSFRVTDGAETVTIRYQGILPDLFREGQGIVALGRVDADGTLQADEVLAKHDENYMPPEVSQALEKSGMLKHYEGGKPGGTQ from the coding sequence GTGAATCCTGTGCGCAAGAAGCGACTGTTCATCGTGCTGGCGATCCTCGCCGGCATGGGCATCGCCGTGGCGCTGGCCCTGTCCGCCCTGCAGCAGAACATCAACCTGTTCTACACCCCCAGCCAGATCGCCGCCGGCGAGGCGCCGCAAGGCGCCAGGATCCGTGCCGGTGGCCTGGTGGAGCAGGGCTCGGTGCAGCGCGAGGCGGACTCGCTGGCGGTGTCCTTCCGGGTCACCGACGGCGCCGAGACGGTGACCATCCGCTACCAGGGCATCCTGCCGGACCTGTTCCGCGAGGGGCAGGGCATCGTCGCGCTGGGTCGGGTGGATGCCGACGGCACGCTGCAGGCCGACGAGGTGCTGGCCAAGCACGACGAGAACTACATGCCGCCGGAGGTCAGCCAGGCGCTGGAGAAGAGCGGCATGCTCAAGCACTACGAGGGCGGCAAGCCGGGAGGCACGCAATGA
- a CDS encoding IS630 family transposase, whose translation MEKIDARKLTAESRKLLRQIVIRLRQQSNMKVEELASVTGVHPTTIKTWLTRANREGAQALEEKRRGRPAGACRKLTPADEQWLREQIVEQPPQQLQLPFALWTRPAIKALARERLGIELQDRLIGKYLKRWGFTPQRPVKRAQEQRPEDIERWLKQTYPQVKARAAAEGAVIHWGDETAVKEDANWIRGYAPRGQTPVLATPTRWHKLSMISAISPRGEVAFQIVEGSINALRFIDFLSRLVEGTPQKIFLVVDNLRVHHAKVVSEWLSDKQDRIELVFLPPYAPESNPDEYLNRDFKTALRSGPVSHDKASLLDKAMAFMNTLGSLPDKVMAYFQHPAARYAMA comes from the coding sequence ATGGAAAAGATCGACGCCCGCAAACTGACCGCAGAGAGTCGCAAGCTGCTTCGCCAGATAGTGATTCGCCTGCGCCAGCAGTCCAACATGAAAGTCGAGGAGTTGGCCTCGGTCACCGGTGTGCATCCGACCACCATCAAGACTTGGCTGACCCGTGCCAACCGCGAGGGCGCGCAAGCCCTGGAGGAAAAGCGTCGGGGGCGCCCGGCGGGCGCCTGCCGCAAGCTGACGCCGGCCGACGAGCAGTGGCTGCGCGAGCAAATCGTCGAGCAACCCCCGCAGCAGCTGCAGTTGCCGTTTGCCCTATGGACGCGCCCGGCCATCAAGGCGCTGGCCAGGGAACGCCTCGGGATCGAGCTGCAGGACCGGTTGATCGGCAAGTATCTCAAGCGCTGGGGGTTTACGCCTCAGCGTCCCGTGAAGCGGGCGCAGGAGCAGCGGCCGGAGGACATCGAGCGCTGGCTGAAGCAGACCTACCCCCAGGTCAAGGCGCGCGCCGCTGCCGAAGGAGCGGTGATTCACTGGGGGGACGAAACCGCAGTCAAGGAGGATGCGAACTGGATACGCGGCTACGCCCCCAGGGGCCAGACGCCAGTGCTGGCGACGCCCACTCGCTGGCACAAGCTGTCGATGATCTCCGCAATTTCGCCCCGTGGCGAGGTGGCCTTCCAGATCGTCGAAGGCAGTATCAACGCGCTGCGTTTCATCGACTTCCTGAGCCGCCTCGTTGAAGGGACACCGCAGAAGATCTTCCTGGTGGTCGATAACCTGCGCGTCCACCATGCCAAGGTGGTCAGCGAGTGGCTCAGTGACAAGCAGGACAGGATCGAACTGGTGTTCCTACCACCCTATGCGCCCGAGTCCAATCCCGACGAGTACCTGAATCGGGATTTCAAGACGGCGCTGCGCAGCGGCCCGGTCAGCCATGACAAGGCCAGCCTGCTGGACAAGGCGATGGCTTTCATGAACACACTCGGCAGCTTGCCCGACAAGGTCATGGCCTATTTCCAGCATCCTGCAGCACGCTATGCCATGGCGTGA
- the ccmA gene encoding cytochrome c biogenesis heme-transporting ATPase CcmA yields the protein MPRSGRYCRVEVDGKPIVTSPFLEAMALACERDWRVLFERLDLALAPGDMLQVVGPNGSGKTSLLRLLAGLMQPMAGEVRLQGRSLRGQRAELARNLLWIGHAPGIKGLLTAEENLAWLCALHRPVGREAIWAALAAVGLRGFEDVPCHTLSAGQQRRVALARLHLEAPPLWILDEPFTALDRQGVAQLERHLLGHCERGGMVVLTTHHSMEVRPATFRELDLEQRAA from the coding sequence ATGCCGCGCTCAGGCCGGTATTGCCGTGTTGAGGTCGATGGTAAGCCTATTGTGACCAGTCCCTTTCTCGAAGCCATGGCGCTCGCCTGCGAGCGGGACTGGCGCGTGTTGTTCGAGCGGCTCGACCTGGCACTGGCTCCCGGCGACATGCTGCAGGTGGTAGGTCCCAACGGCAGTGGCAAGACCAGTCTGCTGCGCTTGCTGGCCGGCCTGATGCAGCCCATGGCCGGCGAAGTGCGCCTGCAGGGACGCAGCCTGCGCGGCCAGCGCGCCGAACTGGCGCGCAATCTGCTGTGGATCGGCCATGCTCCTGGTATCAAGGGGTTGCTGACCGCCGAGGAGAACCTGGCCTGGCTCTGCGCCCTGCATCGTCCCGTCGGCCGTGAAGCGATCTGGGCGGCGCTGGCGGCGGTTGGCCTGCGCGGCTTCGAGGACGTGCCCTGCCATACCCTGTCGGCCGGCCAGCAGCGCCGCGTGGCGCTGGCCCGTCTGCATCTGGAGGCGCCGCCGCTGTGGATTCTCGACGAGCCCTTTACGGCCCTCGACCGGCAGGGTGTGGCCCAGCTGGAGCGTCATCTGCTCGGCCACTGCGAGCGTGGCGGGATGGTGGTGCTGACCACCCACCACAGCATGGAGGTCCGGCCTGCGACCTTCCGCGAACTTGATCTGGAGCAGCGTGCCGCATGA
- a CDS encoding heme ABC transporter permease — translation MNWTWFHKLGSPKWFYEISGRWLPWFAVAAALLLGVGLVWGLAFAPPDYQQGNSFRIIYIHVPVAFLAQSCYVLLAVAGVVGLVWRMKLADIALQCAAPIGAWMTFIALVTGAIWGKPTWGTWWVWDARLTSMLILLFLYFGIIALGQAIANRDSAAKACAVLAVVGVVNIPIIKYSVEWWNSLHQPATFTLTEKPAMPMEMWLPMLVMVLGIYCFFAAVLLMRMRLEVLRREARSSWAKSEIKALVGAP, via the coding sequence ATGAATTGGACGTGGTTTCACAAGCTGGGTTCGCCAAAGTGGTTCTATGAAATCAGCGGCCGCTGGCTGCCCTGGTTCGCTGTGGCCGCCGCGCTGCTGCTCGGTGTCGGCCTGGTCTGGGGGCTGGCCTTCGCGCCGCCGGACTACCAGCAGGGCAACAGCTTCCGCATCATCTACATCCATGTGCCGGTGGCCTTCCTCGCCCAGTCCTGCTACGTGCTGCTGGCGGTGGCCGGGGTGGTCGGGCTGGTCTGGCGCATGAAGCTGGCCGACATCGCCCTGCAGTGCGCCGCCCCCATCGGCGCCTGGATGACCTTCATCGCGCTGGTCACCGGCGCCATCTGGGGCAAGCCGACCTGGGGCACCTGGTGGGTCTGGGATGCCCGGCTGACCTCGATGCTGATCCTGCTGTTCCTCTATTTCGGCATCATCGCCCTCGGCCAGGCGATCGCCAACCGCGACAGCGCGGCCAAGGCCTGCGCAGTGCTGGCGGTCGTCGGGGTGGTCAACATCCCGATCATCAAGTACTCGGTCGAGTGGTGGAACTCCCTTCACCAGCCGGCCACCTTCACCCTGACCGAGAAGCCGGCGATGCCCATGGAAATGTGGCTGCCGATGCTGGTCATGGTGCTCGGCATCTACTGCTTCTTCGCCGCCGTGCTGCTGATGCGCATGCGCCTCGAGGTGCTCAGGCGCGAGGCGCGCAGCAGCTGGGCCAAATCCGAGATCAAGGCTCTCGTGGGGGCGCCATGA
- a CDS encoding glycogen debranching protein: protein MSLVFLGSCFGTDLTTRVASYLDRLGHTSHKVSVEKDISPQVLINSLFLAALLSFAPIPEAQAAINSQDLGARYDTTLENISFRVYSSRATRVEVWIYGQGSGVEESARYVMTRDDATGVWSQMVSVSDLRNTYGLTGTVHYGYRAWGPNWPYEDGWIKGSETGFIADVDAAGNRFNPNKLLLDPYALEISQDPLSGTCTDGMIYASGALDRTRDSGVCASKGIVLAPDTESVGVKPSRALKDEVIYEVHVRGLTMNDTSLPETLRGTYAGAATKAGYLADLGITAVELLPVQEPQNDTNDVDPNSAEGDNYWGYATLNYFAPDRRYASDKSPGGPTREWKAMVKAFHDAGIKVYMDVVYNHTGEGAPWANSDGQTVYNLLSWRGLDNPTYYSLTSDLQSPWDNTGMGGNYNTRNAVAQNLIIDSLAYWRDTLGVDGFRFDLASVLGNSCEHGCFNFDRTDSGNALNRIVAELPPRPAEGGAGIDLIAEPWAFGDNAYQVGDFPSGWAEWNGIFRDRLRRKQNNPEVDVITTAELSHRFAGSPDLYGDDGRSPGHSINYLVSHDGFTLNDLYAYNTKENDQLWPYGPSDGGDDHNNSWNQGGDRAEQRKAARTGLALLMLSAGVPMFTGGDEVLRTQFGNNNTHNLDSTANWLSWARDTNEETDHEAFTRRLIGFRKAHPALRPAHFYSEADHNDNGMEQLRWFKPDGVQADSTYLYNPDNHVIAWRIDGTEFGDPANAIYIAHNGGSSDVNLTLPWPGSGKSWYHATDTATWSEGPDTVANPGAEGFIGSENAVYRLEARSVLLLIAK, encoded by the coding sequence GTGTCTCTTGTCTTTTTAGGTAGTTGCTTCGGTACTGACCTTACCACGCGCGTCGCATCCTACCTTGACAGACTTGGACATACCTCGCACAAGGTTTCCGTTGAAAAGGATATTTCTCCGCAAGTACTCATTAACAGCTTGTTTCTGGCTGCCTTGCTGTCGTTTGCGCCGATACCGGAGGCACAGGCCGCGATCAATAGCCAGGATCTCGGCGCGAGATACGACACCACGCTGGAGAACATCTCTTTCCGGGTATATTCCTCGCGCGCCACGCGGGTCGAGGTGTGGATCTACGGCCAGGGTTCCGGCGTCGAGGAGTCGGCACGCTACGTGATGACCAGGGATGACGCCACCGGTGTCTGGTCGCAGATGGTCTCGGTGTCCGACCTCAGAAATACCTACGGGCTCACCGGTACGGTCCACTACGGCTATCGTGCCTGGGGGCCGAACTGGCCCTACGAAGACGGCTGGATCAAGGGCAGCGAGACCGGCTTCATTGCGGACGTCGATGCTGCTGGTAATCGCTTCAATCCGAACAAGCTGCTGTTGGACCCCTACGCGCTCGAGATCAGCCAGGACCCGCTCAGCGGAACATGCACCGACGGCATGATCTATGCCAGCGGCGCGCTGGACCGCACCAGGGACAGCGGCGTCTGCGCCAGCAAGGGCATCGTGCTGGCGCCGGACACCGAGTCGGTCGGCGTCAAACCTTCGCGTGCGCTGAAGGACGAGGTGATCTACGAGGTGCATGTGCGCGGCCTCACCATGAACGACACCAGCCTCCCGGAGACCTTGCGCGGGACCTACGCCGGCGCCGCGACCAAGGCCGGCTATCTGGCGGACCTCGGCATCACCGCGGTCGAGCTCCTGCCCGTGCAGGAGCCGCAGAACGACACCAACGATGTGGACCCGAACTCCGCCGAAGGCGACAACTATTGGGGCTACGCGACACTGAACTACTTCGCACCGGACCGTCGCTATGCGTCGGATAAATCGCCCGGCGGCCCCACGCGGGAGTGGAAGGCGATGGTGAAGGCCTTCCACGACGCTGGCATCAAGGTCTATATGGATGTGGTCTACAACCATACGGGCGAGGGTGCACCCTGGGCCAATAGCGATGGCCAGACCGTCTACAACCTCCTGTCATGGCGAGGCCTCGACAATCCGACCTACTACTCGCTCACCAGCGACCTGCAGTCCCCATGGGACAATACCGGTATGGGCGGCAACTACAACACACGCAATGCCGTCGCGCAGAATCTGATCATCGATTCGCTGGCCTACTGGCGCGACACCCTCGGTGTGGATGGCTTCCGCTTCGACCTGGCCTCGGTGCTCGGCAACAGCTGCGAGCATGGTTGCTTCAATTTCGACAGGACGGACTCGGGCAACGCCCTCAACCGCATTGTCGCCGAGCTGCCGCCGCGGCCGGCAGAAGGGGGGGCGGGCATCGACCTGATTGCCGAGCCCTGGGCGTTCGGTGACAACGCTTACCAGGTCGGGGACTTCCCATCGGGCTGGGCCGAATGGAACGGCATCTTCCGCGACCGGCTGCGCAGGAAGCAGAACAATCCAGAGGTCGACGTGATCACCACAGCCGAACTCTCCCATCGCTTTGCCGGATCGCCGGATCTTTACGGTGACGACGGCCGCAGCCCCGGACACTCGATCAATTATCTGGTTTCGCACGATGGCTTCACGCTGAATGACCTGTATGCCTACAACACCAAGGAGAACGACCAGCTCTGGCCGTACGGGCCGTCCGACGGCGGCGACGATCACAATAACAGCTGGAATCAGGGCGGTGACAGGGCGGAACAACGGAAAGCGGCACGCACCGGTCTCGCCCTCCTGATGCTGAGCGCCGGCGTACCGATGTTCACCGGCGGTGATGAAGTCCTGCGCACGCAGTTCGGTAACAACAACACCCATAACCTGGACTCGACTGCCAACTGGCTGAGCTGGGCCCGCGATACCAACGAAGAAACCGATCACGAGGCCTTCACCCGCCGCCTGATCGGTTTCCGCAAGGCGCATCCGGCGCTGCGCCCGGCACACTTCTATTCGGAGGCGGACCACAACGACAACGGGATGGAGCAGCTGCGCTGGTTCAAGCCTGACGGTGTACAGGCCGACAGCACCTATCTCTACAATCCGGACAACCATGTCATTGCCTGGCGCATCGACGGCACGGAGTTCGGTGATCCTGCAAACGCGATCTACATCGCCCACAACGGCGGGTCGAGCGATGTGAACCTCACACTGCCATGGCCCGGCTCCGGCAAGAGCTGGTACCACGCTACCGACACTGCCACCTGGAGCGAGGGGCCTGACACTGTCGCCAACCCCGGTGCCGAGGGCTTCATCGGCAGCGAGAATGCGGTGTATAGGCTGGAAGCACGCTCGGTATTGTTATTGATCGCCAAGTGA
- the ssuC gene encoding aliphatic sulfonate ABC transporter permease SsuC: MSTTPINRLAERLSPWALPLALLGLWQGAVASGLLSTRILPAPSAVLEAGWALLASGEIWKHLAISGWRAGIGFAIGGGLGLALGFVTGLSKWGERLLDSSVQMVRNVPHLALIPLVILWFGIDEAAKVFLVALGTLFPIYLNTYHGIRNVDAGLVEMARSYGLSGFALFRQVILPGALPSILVGVRFALGFMWLTLIVAETISASSGIGYLAMNAREFLQTDVVVLAILLYAVLGKLADATARTLERLWLRWHPAYQVKAGTR; the protein is encoded by the coding sequence ATGAGTACCACCCCTATCAACCGGCTGGCCGAACGCCTGTCGCCCTGGGCGCTGCCGCTGGCGCTGCTCGGGCTCTGGCAGGGTGCAGTGGCCAGCGGGCTGCTTTCCACCCGCATCCTGCCGGCACCGAGCGCGGTGCTGGAAGCCGGCTGGGCACTGCTCGCCAGCGGCGAGATCTGGAAGCACCTGGCCATCAGCGGCTGGCGGGCCGGCATCGGCTTTGCCATCGGCGGCGGCCTGGGCCTTGCGCTCGGCTTCGTCACCGGGCTGTCGAAGTGGGGCGAGCGCCTGCTGGACAGCTCGGTGCAGATGGTGCGCAACGTGCCGCATCTGGCATTGATCCCGCTGGTGATCCTCTGGTTCGGCATCGACGAGGCGGCGAAGGTCTTCCTGGTCGCCCTCGGCACCCTGTTTCCCATCTACCTGAATACCTACCACGGCATCCGCAACGTCGACGCCGGCCTGGTGGAAATGGCGCGCAGCTACGGCCTGTCCGGGTTCGCCCTGTTCCGTCAGGTGATCCTGCCCGGCGCGCTGCCGTCGATCCTGGTCGGCGTGCGCTTCGCCCTCGGCTTCATGTGGTTGACGCTGATCGTCGCGGAAACCATCTCCGCCAGTTCCGGCATCGGCTATCTGGCGATGAATGCCCGCGAATTCCTGCAGACCGACGTGGTGGTGCTGGCGATCCTGCTCTACGCCGTGCTCGGCAAGCTGGCCGACGCGACGGCGCGGACCCTGGAGCGCCTGTGGCTGCGCTGGCATCCGGCCTATCAGGTCAAGGCAGGTACCCGATGA
- the ccmD gene encoding heme exporter protein CcmD encodes MSFSSFAEFVAMGNHGLYVWSAYGISLVVLVINVAGPLLARRRYLQEEARRLRREESK; translated from the coding sequence ATGAGTTTTTCCTCGTTCGCCGAATTCGTCGCCATGGGCAACCATGGTCTCTATGTATGGTCGGCCTATGGCATCAGCCTGGTGGTGCTGGTCATCAATGTCGCCGGACCGCTGCTGGCGCGCCGGCGCTACCTGCAAGAAGAGGCGCGTCGCCTGCGCCGGGAGGAATCGAAGTGA
- a CDS encoding MinD/ParA family protein: protein MASISPVQVIAVTSGKGGVGKSVVAVNLALALAGMGRRVMLLDGDLAMANIDVMLGLGAERTLADVLAGKCGLEDIVLQGPGGIHVVPAASGARSMVRLSVQQQAGLIHAFGRYADQLDVLMVDTATGIDDATIGFVRAAREVLVVLCDEPASIADAYALIRLLNCDYGVSRFRILSNMVAGPREGRELFVKLLRLTEQFLAATLQYVGTVPWDDSLRRSVQRQSAVCEVFPRSKSAMAFRAIAERVDGWPLPANPRGHVEFFVEHLIRAAQAKSA, encoded by the coding sequence ATGGCAAGCATATCTCCCGTGCAGGTCATTGCAGTGACCAGTGGAAAGGGCGGGGTGGGCAAGAGTGTGGTGGCGGTGAATCTGGCGCTGGCACTGGCCGGGATGGGGCGCCGGGTGATGCTGCTCGACGGCGATCTGGCGATGGCGAATATCGACGTGATGCTCGGTCTCGGCGCCGAGCGCACCCTGGCCGATGTTCTTGCCGGAAAGTGTGGATTGGAAGACATCGTGCTGCAGGGGCCGGGCGGTATCCATGTGGTGCCCGCCGCCTCCGGCGCGCGCAGCATGGTGCGGCTCTCGGTCCAGCAGCAGGCCGGTCTGATCCATGCCTTCGGCCGGTACGCCGACCAGCTCGACGTGCTGATGGTGGATACCGCTACCGGCATCGACGATGCGACGATCGGCTTCGTGCGGGCGGCTCGGGAAGTGCTCGTGGTGCTGTGCGACGAGCCGGCGTCCATTGCCGATGCCTATGCGCTGATCAGGCTGCTCAATTGCGATTATGGGGTGAGTCGCTTCCGGATTCTTTCCAACATGGTGGCCGGACCGCGCGAGGGGCGTGAACTGTTCGTCAAGCTGCTCCGGCTGACCGAGCAGTTTCTCGCCGCCACCCTGCAGTACGTCGGCACCGTGCCCTGGGATGACAGTCTGCGCCGGTCCGTGCAGCGCCAGTCGGCGGTCTGCGAGGTCTTTCCCCGCTCGAAGAGCGCGATGGCCTTCCGGGCGATCGCGGAGAGGGTCGATGGCTGGCCGCTGCCCGCCAATCCGCGGGGGCATGTGGAGTTCTTCGTCGAGCACCTGATCCGCGCGGCGCAGGCGAAGTCGGCCTGA
- the ssuD gene encoding FMNH2-dependent alkanesulfonate monooxygenase — MSLNVFWFLPTHGDGHYLGTAEGARAVDHAYLQQIAQAADRLGFGGVLIPTGRSCEDSWLVAASLIPVTQRLKFLVALRPGIISPTVAARQAATLDRLSGGRALFNLVTGGDPEELAGEGLHLSHAERYEAAAEFTRIWRGVLSGETVDYPGKHIQVEGARLLFPPLQQPHPPLYFGGSSEAAHELAAEQVDLYLTWGEPPAAVAEKIADVRARAARHGRTVRFGIRLHVIVRETGEEAWVAAERLISHLDDETIARAQASLARFDSVAQQRMAALHGGSKENLEVSPNLWAGVGLVRGGAGTALVGDGPTVAARMKEYAALGIDTFVLSGYPHLEESYRVAELLFPHLELARPARPEGRSYVSPFGEVVANDILPKAAAAS; from the coding sequence ATGAGTCTGAATGTTTTCTGGTTCCTGCCCACCCACGGCGACGGCCACTACCTGGGCACCGCCGAGGGCGCCCGCGCCGTCGATCACGCCTACCTGCAGCAGATCGCCCAGGCCGCCGACCGCCTCGGCTTCGGCGGCGTGCTGATCCCCACCGGGCGCTCCTGCGAGGATTCCTGGCTGGTCGCCGCCTCGCTGATCCCGGTCACCCAGCGCTTGAAGTTCCTCGTCGCCCTGCGCCCGGGGATCATCTCGCCGACCGTGGCGGCACGCCAGGCGGCGACCCTCGACCGGCTGTCCGGCGGCCGCGCGCTGTTCAACCTGGTGACCGGCGGCGATCCGGAGGAGCTGGCCGGCGAGGGTTTGCACCTTTCCCACGCCGAGCGCTATGAGGCGGCCGCCGAGTTCACCCGCATCTGGCGGGGCGTGTTGTCCGGCGAGACCGTCGACTACCCCGGCAAGCACATTCAGGTCGAAGGCGCCAGGCTGCTCTTCCCGCCGCTGCAGCAGCCCCATCCGCCGCTGTATTTCGGTGGCTCCTCGGAGGCCGCCCACGAGCTGGCCGCCGAGCAGGTCGACCTCTACCTGACCTGGGGCGAGCCGCCGGCCGCGGTAGCCGAGAAGATCGCCGACGTGCGCGCCCGCGCCGCCCGCCATGGCCGCACGGTGCGTTTCGGCATCCGCCTGCACGTGATCGTGCGCGAAACCGGCGAAGAGGCCTGGGTGGCCGCCGAGCGGCTGATCAGCCACCTGGACGACGAGACCATCGCCAGGGCCCAGGCTTCCCTGGCGCGCTTCGACTCGGTCGCCCAGCAGCGCATGGCCGCCCTGCACGGCGGCAGCAAGGAGAACCTGGAGGTGTCGCCGAACCTCTGGGCCGGTGTCGGCCTGGTGCGTGGCGGGGCCGGTACCGCGCTGGTCGGCGACGGCCCGACCGTGGCGGCGCGGATGAAGGAATACGCCGCGCTCGGCATCGATACCTTCGTGCTTTCCGGCTATCCGCACCTGGAGGAGTCCTATCGGGTCGCCGAGCTGCTCTTCCCGCACCTGGAGCTGGCCAGGCCGGCCAGGCCGGAAGGGCGCAGCTACGTCAGCCCATTCGGCGAGGTGGTGGCCAACGACATCCTGCCCAAGGCGGCGGCTGCCAGCTGA
- the ssuB gene encoding aliphatic sulfonates ABC transporter ATP-binding protein, with the protein MSALHNLKNGIPLALESIHKAFGERQVLTAIDLHIPAGQFVAVVGRSGCGKSTLLRLLAGLDAPSGGALLAGQVPLAQVREDTRLMFQDARLLPWKRVIDNVGLGLAGDWRPRAEEALAAVGLAERAGDWPAALSGGQKQRVALARALIHRPRLLLLDEPLGALDALTRIEMQQLIERLWQQHGFTVLLVTHDVSEAVAVADRVILIEEGRIGLDLPVELPRPRSRGSARLAALEAEVLERVLVPATSPAGREHRPERVARAGGAS; encoded by the coding sequence ATGAGTGCCCTGCACAATCTGAAGAACGGCATTCCGCTGGCGCTCGAGAGCATCCACAAGGCCTTCGGCGAACGGCAGGTGCTGACGGCGATCGACCTGCATATCCCGGCCGGGCAGTTCGTCGCCGTGGTCGGTCGCAGCGGCTGCGGCAAGAGCACGCTGCTGCGTCTGCTGGCGGGGCTGGATGCGCCCAGTGGCGGCGCGCTGCTGGCCGGCCAGGTGCCGCTGGCGCAGGTGCGCGAGGACACCCGGCTGATGTTCCAGGATGCGCGCCTGCTGCCCTGGAAACGGGTGATCGACAACGTCGGCCTGGGTCTTGCCGGCGACTGGCGTCCCCGCGCCGAGGAGGCCCTGGCCGCGGTGGGGCTGGCCGAGCGTGCCGGGGACTGGCCGGCGGCGCTGTCCGGCGGGCAGAAGCAGCGGGTGGCGCTGGCCCGGGCGTTGATCCACCGACCGCGTCTGCTGCTGCTCGACGAGCCGCTGGGAGCGCTGGACGCGCTGACCCGCATCGAGATGCAGCAACTGATCGAGCGGCTCTGGCAGCAGCATGGTTTCACCGTGCTGCTGGTCACCCACGATGTCAGCGAGGCGGTCGCCGTCGCCGACCGGGTGATCCTGATCGAGGAGGGGCGCATCGGCCTGGATCTGCCGGTCGAGCTGCCGCGACCGCGCAGCCGCGGGTCGGCTCGTTTGGCCGCGCTGGAGGCGGAAGTCCTCGAGCGGGTGCTCGTGCCGGCCACCTCTCCGGCCGGGCGCGAGCACCGGCCAGAGCGCGTCGCCCGGGCAGGCGGGGCGTCCTGA
- the ccmB gene encoding heme exporter protein CcmB gives MSSVFTLLLARESRLLFRRPAELVNPLVFFAIVIALFPLAVGPESQLLQTLSPGLIWVAALLAVLLSLDGLFRSDFEDGSLEQWVVAPHPLPLLVLAKVLAHWLFSGLALVLLAPLLALMLGLPARCLPVLLLSLLLGTPILSLLGAVGAALIVGLKRGGLLLPLLILPLYIPVLILGSGALQAALQGLPATGHLLWLASLAVLAVTLLPFAVASGLIISVGE, from the coding sequence ATGAGCAGTGTGTTCACTCTTCTGCTCGCCCGCGAATCGCGGTTGCTGTTCCGTCGGCCGGCCGAACTGGTCAATCCGCTGGTGTTCTTCGCCATCGTCATCGCCCTGTTCCCGCTCGCCGTGGGGCCCGAGTCGCAGCTTTTGCAGACGCTCTCGCCCGGGCTGATCTGGGTGGCGGCACTGCTAGCCGTACTGCTGTCGCTCGATGGCCTGTTCCGCAGCGACTTCGAGGACGGATCACTGGAGCAATGGGTGGTTGCACCGCATCCGCTGCCGCTGCTGGTGCTGGCCAAGGTGCTGGCGCACTGGCTGTTCTCCGGGCTGGCGCTCGTGCTGCTGGCGCCGCTGCTGGCCCTGATGCTGGGGCTTCCGGCGCGCTGCCTGCCGGTGCTGCTGCTCTCGCTGCTGCTCGGCACGCCGATCCTGAGCCTGCTCGGCGCCGTCGGCGCGGCGCTGATCGTGGGCCTCAAGCGTGGCGGCCTGCTGTTGCCGCTGCTGATTCTGCCGCTGTACATCCCCGTGCTGATTCTCGGCAGCGGGGCGCTGCAGGCGGCACTGCAGGGGTTGCCTGCGACTGGCCATCTGCTGTGGCTGGCCAGCCTGGCCGTACTGGCCGTGACCCTGCTGCCCTTCGCGGTCGCTTCCGGCCTGATCATCAGCGTCGGCGAGTGA
- the sodC gene encoding superoxide dismutase family protein gives MKKWLIAAMTASCALPLQAAPLSVTLDSVSGDGIGAALGTVSIEQSEYGLVFTPSLAGLQPGIHGFHIHASGDCGATEKDGQKVAAGAAGGHWDPQNTAKHGQPWGDGHLGDLPALYVGADGKATQPVLAPRLKDLEAIKGHALMVHAGGDNHADSPAPLGGGGARVACGIIK, from the coding sequence ATGAAAAAATGGCTGATTGCAGCAATGACCGCCAGCTGCGCACTGCCCCTGCAGGCCGCGCCACTCAGTGTCACCCTCGATTCGGTAAGCGGCGACGGCATCGGCGCAGCGCTCGGCACCGTCAGCATCGAGCAGAGCGAATACGGCCTGGTCTTCACCCCCAGTCTCGCCGGACTGCAGCCAGGCATCCATGGCTTCCACATCCATGCTTCGGGCGATTGCGGCGCCACGGAGAAGGACGGCCAGAAGGTCGCCGCAGGCGCCGCCGGCGGCCACTGGGACCCACAGAACACCGCCAAGCACGGCCAGCCCTGGGGAGACGGCCACCTGGGCGACCTCCCGGCGCTCTACGTGGGCGCCGATGGCAAGGCTACGCAGCCGGTACTGGCTCCCCGCCTGAAGGACCTGGAAGCGATCAAGGGGCATGCCCTGATGGTGCATGCCGGCGGCGACAACCATGCCGACAGCCCCGCCCCGCTGGGCGGCGGCGGAGCCCGGGTGGCCTGCGGCATCATCAAGTGA